In Puniceicoccaceae bacterium, one DNA window encodes the following:
- a CDS encoding DUF2294 domain-containing protein — translation MPETLKTKGQVEAQISEAIIQFEKDYMGRGPVECKTYLVDTMVIIKLQGVLTPAERQLISSDASDSGRDLVKKMRHALLQKARPQLEVLVRDLLGVNIRCLHSDLSTITGERIILFSLDAMPVMGS, via the coding sequence ATGCCTGAAACGCTTAAAACGAAAGGACAGGTGGAGGCGCAGATCAGCGAGGCCATCATCCAGTTCGAAAAAGACTACATGGGGAGAGGTCCTGTGGAGTGCAAGACCTACCTGGTGGATACGATGGTGATCATCAAGCTTCAAGGGGTATTGACTCCTGCCGAAAGGCAGTTGATCTCTTCGGACGCATCGGATTCCGGTCGGGATCTGGTCAAAAAGATGCGCCATGCGCTGTTGCAGAAAGCACGACCACAGCTCGAGGTTCTCGTCAGGGATTTGCTAGGTGTGAACATCCGGTGTCTGCACTCGGATCTCAGTACGATCACGGGTGAGCGCATCATCCTGTTTTCGCTGGATGCGATGCCCGTGATGGGGAGCTGA
- a CDS encoding TetR/AcrR family transcriptional regulator, with product MRSKHACNTPPPTFIGRARREQLIEATISVVAEQGYTGASLAKVAKHASVSKSVVLYHFRNKNELVEATVRQIYEEIWNFVRPSFEAQTSAKGQLAAFIESEFAYMQDHRDRLLTVSYLLLNHRDSTGSLSLMYRGESELMEALAGILEYGQANGEFRAFAIKPMATTLTHAINGALRQWLSDPSLSLTEYARELVTLFELATRKST from the coding sequence ATGCGGTCTAAACATGCATGCAATACACCGCCACCCACCTTCATTGGGCGAGCACGGCGCGAACAGCTGATCGAAGCCACGATTTCGGTCGTGGCCGAACAAGGGTACACGGGGGCATCGCTGGCAAAAGTTGCCAAACATGCGTCGGTCAGCAAAAGCGTCGTGCTCTATCATTTTCGCAACAAAAACGAACTGGTCGAAGCCACCGTGCGCCAGATCTATGAAGAAATCTGGAACTTTGTGCGCCCCTCTTTTGAAGCCCAAACTTCCGCCAAAGGTCAGCTCGCCGCTTTCATTGAGTCGGAATTTGCCTATATGCAGGACCACCGTGATCGACTGCTGACCGTTTCCTACCTTCTGCTCAATCACCGCGATTCAACTGGCTCACTCTCGCTGATGTACCGTGGAGAATCCGAGTTGATGGAGGCACTTGCTGGCATCCTGGAATACGGACAGGCAAACGGCGAGTTTCGCGCGTTTGCGATCAAACCCATGGCCACAACGCTGACACATGCCATCAATGGTGCTCTGCGCCAGTGGCTTTCCGATCCCAGTCTGAGCCTCACCGAATACGCCCGTGAACTGGTCACCCTCTTTGAACTCGCAACCCGCAAATCCACATGA
- a CDS encoding hydrolase: protein MVVKVSASDIQTAAAERYEADLQLLKTWVRINSGTHHVAGNREQLHTIAERFAALPGSGRIEEFEHPADDTDVDTYRACYVHRCRPEAPVQVLLNGHVDTVFDASHPFQDVTLLDAQHLRGPGVTDMKGGIVILLASLELFETFADAELRANLGWEVLLTCDEEIGSVHSRPLLERAAERNHLGITFESSLPDGKLVRRRMGVGYGHARVTGLSAHAGRNFHDGRNAIVKLCDWVQKIHALNHTLDGVIVNTGSMQGGGPLNVVSDHAEARFNLRVQDQIAEQALFQALERIHSEIQESGYTCEWHARLNRRAKEAGPAFDALFEAWQRAASVQGELLDWCDTGGGSDGNLLEAFGLPIIDNLGMMGQHIHSSNEVALLPSLTSRSCLVTTFLLMLSAGEFDALLDGPFAQKLRALQQACTTLTTP from the coding sequence ATGGTTGTGAAAGTTTCTGCTTCAGACATTCAAACCGCTGCAGCTGAGCGCTACGAGGCGGATCTGCAATTGCTCAAAACATGGGTTCGCATCAACTCCGGGACCCATCATGTAGCGGGCAACCGAGAGCAACTCCACACGATAGCAGAGCGGTTTGCAGCACTGCCGGGGTCGGGTCGCATCGAGGAGTTTGAGCACCCCGCAGATGACACCGACGTTGATACCTATCGTGCGTGCTACGTGCACCGTTGTCGTCCTGAAGCTCCCGTCCAGGTGTTGCTCAACGGGCATGTGGACACCGTATTTGATGCGTCGCATCCGTTTCAGGATGTGACGTTGCTCGATGCGCAGCACCTGCGCGGACCGGGTGTGACCGATATGAAAGGCGGCATCGTCATTCTGTTGGCGTCGCTGGAACTCTTTGAAACATTTGCCGATGCCGAGCTGCGGGCGAATCTCGGTTGGGAGGTGTTGCTGACCTGCGACGAGGAAATTGGCTCGGTGCACAGTCGACCTCTGCTAGAGCGTGCAGCCGAGCGCAACCACCTCGGCATCACATTTGAATCGTCACTGCCGGATGGAAAACTGGTGCGACGTCGCATGGGCGTTGGCTACGGGCATGCACGCGTGACCGGACTCAGTGCTCACGCGGGGCGAAATTTCCACGACGGGCGCAATGCGATTGTGAAGCTGTGCGACTGGGTTCAGAAAATTCACGCGCTGAATCACACCCTCGACGGAGTTATTGTTAACACCGGGTCCATGCAGGGTGGGGGTCCGCTGAACGTCGTCAGTGACCACGCAGAAGCCCGCTTCAATCTGCGGGTTCAGGATCAGATCGCAGAGCAGGCATTGTTTCAGGCTCTTGAACGCATCCACTCGGAGATTCAGGAATCCGGATATACCTGTGAATGGCATGCCCGGCTCAACCGCAGAGCGAAGGAAGCAGGCCCGGCCTTTGATGCGCTCTTTGAGGCATGGCAGCGGGCCGCAAGCGTGCAGGGCGAATTGCTCGACTGGTGCGACACTGGCGGAGGTTCTGACGGCAACCTGCTCGAGGCATTTGGGTTGCCCATTATCGACAACCTGGGCATGATGGGGCAGCACATTCACAGCTCCAATGAAGTTGCCCTGCTGCCAAGTTTGACCTCTCGCAGCTGTCTGGTAACCACCTTTCTCCTGATGCTGAGCGCCGGCGAATTTGATGCTTTGCTGGACGGACCCTTTGCACAAAAACTCCGGGCACTCCAGCAGGCTTGCACCACGCTCACCACACCCTGA
- a CDS encoding DUF362 domain-containing protein: protein MRSFSCIRHRIFIQGNPYRTCAVALSLMISLSAAAQSLTGSANPNLDPDANASATTPMQTGPLDRVWVAQVPNFEPSTYQLAVPKLIQEFESESGLRLEPGEKGKVGIKIYTNSGAGLRTPPTLVNALVDFLVQRGYDRKDLFLIDLNLNSLWRSGYLSSRADTVREFNGVPVFALNEGRFFHPEWFYDSPLPSQYLAPLQLLNEGGYDVDFQMLDDRKSFLPVPLLLDVDFWVNLPIVSDHPDLGINGVLANATLWNVSNQFRFMNNMAGASAAIAEIAAIPELRRGWVFSIVSLEKLQFMGGPIFNSNYVREFNEIYLSSNPVALDRIFLEKLNRARETMGFTAVSPVPPLFEYARSLDLGDFDRNSYTTEIISLP from the coding sequence ATGCGGTCTTTCTCTTGCATTCGCCACCGGATATTCATTCAGGGCAATCCCTACCGGACTTGCGCCGTCGCCCTGTCGTTGATGATCAGCCTCAGTGCCGCTGCGCAATCGCTGACGGGTTCCGCAAATCCAAATCTCGATCCCGATGCCAATGCATCCGCGACAACGCCGATGCAAACCGGCCCACTCGACCGGGTTTGGGTGGCGCAGGTTCCGAATTTCGAACCATCCACCTACCAGCTCGCGGTTCCCAAGCTCATCCAGGAATTTGAGTCGGAGAGTGGACTCCGTCTTGAGCCGGGGGAAAAGGGCAAGGTGGGCATCAAGATTTACACCAACTCCGGGGCCGGCCTGCGTACCCCACCAACACTGGTCAATGCGCTTGTGGATTTTCTCGTTCAGCGCGGATATGACCGCAAGGACCTCTTCCTGATCGACCTCAATCTCAATTCGCTGTGGCGCTCAGGTTACCTGTCAAGCCGGGCTGACACCGTGCGTGAATTCAACGGAGTACCGGTGTTCGCGCTCAACGAAGGCCGCTTTTTTCATCCCGAATGGTTCTACGACAGCCCGCTGCCCAGCCAATACCTCGCGCCACTGCAGTTGCTCAATGAGGGCGGTTATGACGTGGATTTTCAAATGCTCGACGACCGCAAGAGCTTCCTGCCCGTGCCGCTACTGCTCGATGTCGACTTCTGGGTAAACCTGCCCATCGTCTCCGATCATCCCGATCTCGGTATCAACGGTGTGCTCGCCAATGCCACACTCTGGAACGTCAGCAATCAGTTTCGGTTCATGAACAACATGGCCGGAGCCTCAGCAGCGATTGCCGAGATTGCCGCCATCCCCGAACTCCGGCGCGGCTGGGTCTTTTCCATCGTATCTCTGGAAAAACTTCAATTCATGGGCGGACCCATTTTCAACTCCAACTACGTGCGCGAATTCAACGAAATCTACCTCAGCAGCAACCCCGTTGCACTCGACCGCATCTTTCTTGAAAAACTCAACCGTGCCCGCGAAACCATGGGCTTCACCGCCGTTTCTCCCGTTCCACCCCTGTTCGAATATGCACGCAGCCTCGATCTCGGCGATTTCGACCGCAACTCCTACACCACAGAAATCATTTCCCTGCCCTGA